The following coding sequences are from one Streptomyces sp. NBC_01294 window:
- a CDS encoding DUF6343 family protein: MRSGNEPVTARSPLRLRFWLGVWGLIWAVGGTAVFSLAGRPGWAAACGALAVVVTVDLFMVLRHIHQGPHYQPGPDVPPYEPPRPH; this comes from the coding sequence ATGCGTTCGGGGAACGAGCCGGTGACCGCGCGAAGCCCGCTGCGGCTGCGGTTCTGGCTGGGCGTCTGGGGGCTGATCTGGGCCGTCGGCGGGACGGCCGTCTTCTCACTGGCGGGCCGTCCCGGATGGGCGGCCGCCTGCGGGGCACTGGCGGTCGTCGTGACCGTGGACCTGTTCATGGTCCTGCGCCACATCCACCAGGGGCCGCACTACCAGCCCGGCCCGGACGTCCCGCCGTACGAACCGCCGCGCCCCCATTGA
- the coaE gene encoding dephospho-CoA kinase has protein sequence MLKVGLTGGIGAGKSEVSRLLAGYGAIVVDADRIAREVVEPGTPGLAAIMAAFGESVLTAEGTLDRPKLGSIVFADPAKLQTLNAIVHPLVGARSAELEAAAGAGAIVVHDVPLLTENGLAPLYDLVVVVDAAPQTQLARLTALRGMAEEEARARMAAQASREQRLAVATLVIDNDGPLEALEPQVRKVWEELTARAAGGAA, from the coding sequence ATGCTGAAAGTAGGCCTGACGGGCGGAATCGGTGCCGGCAAGAGCGAGGTCTCGCGACTGCTGGCGGGGTACGGGGCGATCGTCGTCGACGCCGATCGGATCGCGCGCGAGGTCGTGGAGCCCGGTACGCCGGGGCTCGCGGCCATCATGGCGGCCTTCGGCGAGTCGGTGCTGACCGCCGAGGGGACGCTGGACCGGCCAAAGCTGGGGTCCATCGTGTTCGCGGACCCGGCGAAGCTCCAGACGCTCAACGCGATCGTGCACCCGCTGGTCGGGGCCCGGTCGGCCGAGCTGGAAGCCGCCGCGGGGGCCGGCGCGATCGTGGTGCACGACGTACCGCTGCTCACCGAGAACGGCCTGGCGCCGCTGTACGACCTGGTGGTCGTGGTGGACGCGGCACCGCAGACGCAGCTGGCGCGACTGACCGCGCTGCGCGGGATGGCCGAGGAGGAGGCGCGGGCGCGGATGGCCGCGCAGGCCTCGCGCGAGCAGCGGCTCGCGGTGGCGACCCTCGTGATCGACAACGACGGGCCGCTGGAGGCGCTGGAGCCGCAGGTGCGCAAGGTGTGGGAGGAACTCACCGCGCGGGCGGCGGGCGGCGCCGCCTGA
- a CDS encoding tetratricopeptide repeat protein — translation MSETTRPTPASPETHVIDYRAAEHLLAARDPRGAVKLLDSVIAAHPENTAARLLRARAFFASAQLRPAELEFELVLEREPDNAFAHFALARTHERAGRPEQARKHFRLAAALDPQPDYLAAARFDDQA, via the coding sequence GTGTCCGAGACCACGCGCCCCACCCCGGCCAGCCCGGAAACACACGTCATCGACTACCGGGCCGCCGAGCACCTGCTCGCCGCACGTGACCCGCGCGGCGCGGTCAAGCTGCTCGACTCCGTCATAGCCGCCCACCCGGAGAACACGGCGGCGCGGCTGCTGCGGGCCCGGGCCTTCTTCGCCTCGGCCCAACTGCGCCCGGCGGAGCTGGAGTTCGAGCTGGTGCTGGAGCGCGAGCCGGACAATGCCTTCGCCCACTTCGCGCTGGCCCGCACCCATGAGCGCGCGGGCCGGCCCGAGCAGGCCCGCAAGCACTTCCGCCTGGCCGCCGCCCTCGATCCGCAGCCGGACTACCTGGCGGCGGCCCGCTTCGACGACCAGGCCTGA